One genomic region from Methanocaldococcus fervens AG86 encodes:
- a CDS encoding 4Fe-4S binding protein codes for MASSLWYLYEFARKKWIKKFVDAKSEESSYIPPERYRKVPPVVEFPERCISCEACKESCPAFAIELIYNESYNKKLPKIDEGSCIACANCVEACPTGVLEIDKHRAETEGLFFDIPKYTNLIIDEEVCVRCGNCERACPVNVIKRKEGRYVIDRASCISCKECIKACPIENAIVVFDERTLKEKIEKAFEIKNKIIIGKLEVKENVIEEIPHIVDSLCITCGTCKDVCIGEIDLKEKKVVECVKCGLCIEVCPTTAIRTHVPIIPKRKDICYVIDEDLCIGCRICQKVCHVNAVKISKEIKLPYIVPELCVACGACERECPVGAIRAVKPEEAKEAVKRRIIEDKIIENIEEDLISFTEKYGKVMEEIEKLSLKKMKEELKRKVHEERRRIKEMKRELYDKKDNR; via the coding sequence ATGGCATCTTCGTTATGGTATCTTTATGAATTTGCAAGGAAAAAGTGGATTAAAAAATTTGTTGATGCAAAATCTGAGGAAAGTTCCTATATACCACCGGAGAGGTATAGAAAAGTTCCTCCAGTTGTCGAATTTCCTGAGAGGTGTATATCTTGTGAAGCTTGTAAAGAGAGTTGCCCAGCTTTTGCAATTGAACTAATTTATAATGAAAGTTATAACAAAAAACTTCCTAAAATTGACGAAGGTTCATGTATTGCATGTGCTAACTGTGTTGAAGCTTGCCCTACTGGTGTTTTGGAGATAGATAAGCATAGGGCTGAGACAGAGGGGTTGTTTTTTGATATACCTAAATACACCAATTTAATAATAGATGAGGAAGTGTGTGTTAGATGCGGCAATTGTGAAAGAGCCTGTCCAGTTAATGTAATTAAGCGTAAAGAAGGGAGGTATGTAATAGATAGAGCTTCATGTATTTCATGTAAGGAATGTATAAAAGCATGTCCAATTGAAAACGCTATAGTTGTTTTTGATGAGAGAACTTTAAAAGAAAAAATAGAAAAAGCCTTTGAAATTAAAAATAAAATAATTATTGGTAAATTAGAGGTTAAAGAAAATGTTATTGAAGAGATTCCACATATAGTCGATAGTCTATGCATAACTTGTGGGACTTGTAAGGATGTATGTATAGGAGAGATTGATTTGAAAGAGAAAAAGGTTGTTGAATGCGTGAAATGTGGTTTATGCATTGAAGTTTGTCCAACTACTGCCATAAGAACACATGTTCCAATTATCCCAAAAAGAAAAGACATTTGCTATGTTATTGATGAAGACCTATGTATTGGTTGTAGAATCTGCCAGAAAGTCTGCCATGTCAATGCAGTTAAGATAAGCAAAGAAATAAAATTGCCATACATTGTTCCTGAATTATGTGTTGCCTGTGGAGCGTGCGAAAGAGAATGTCCTGTTGGTGCTATAAGGGCAGTTAAACCAGAAGAGGCTAAAGAAGCTGTTAAGAGAAGAATAATAGAAGATAAGATAATTGAGAATATTGAAGAAGATTTAATATCCTTTACTGAAAAATATGGAAAGGTTATGGAAGAGATTGAAAAATTATCCCTCAAAAAGATGAAAGAAGAGTTAAAGAGGAAAGTTCATGAAGAAAGGAGAAGAATAAAGGAAATGAAGAGGGAGCTTTATGATAAAAAAGATAATCGCTAA
- a CDS encoding hydrogenase large subunit: MATVPIGPIHPVLKEPLRIKLVLDGEKPVDAEIEMGYVHRGIERIMEGKHCHKGIYLSERVCGICSYVHTMTFAECIENISKIEIPDKAKYLRVVTCELERIHSHLIASAVYNLAIEHETLAMWLLNAREIIMDLMEMITGNRVNMGYNVIGGVRRDINREMMDEIYKKLDIFEEEIKNIIEVFETGPLIALRSKGIAVLPYHKIMRTRAVGPVCRGSGLPESDWRLRHPTYQELKFKPVWREEGDNFARMMVRHEEIFESIRLIREALEHYEECSGDVRVRAEIKGGKGEWRNEAPRGEVTYKMEITDGGIIKRIMIRTPTVMNLEAYKYMLKTCPTVADALSAYTSIDPCVSCTERSIVAIKDGKEIPLNFGVML, translated from the coding sequence ATGGCAACAGTTCCAATAGGTCCTATACATCCAGTATTAAAAGAACCGTTAAGAATTAAACTTGTTTTAGATGGAGAGAAGCCAGTTGATGCTGAAATTGAAATGGGTTATGTGCATAGAGGTATAGAGAGAATTATGGAAGGAAAACACTGCCATAAAGGAATTTATTTATCTGAAAGAGTTTGTGGAATCTGCTCTTACGTTCATACGATGACATTTGCCGAATGTATTGAGAATATATCAAAGATAGAGATTCCAGATAAGGCAAAATATTTAAGAGTTGTTACTTGTGAGTTGGAGAGAATACATAGTCATTTAATTGCTTCTGCAGTTTATAACTTGGCTATTGAACATGAAACACTTGCCATGTGGCTTTTAAATGCAAGGGAAATAATTATGGATTTAATGGAAATGATTACTGGAAATAGAGTTAATATGGGCTACAACGTGATCGGTGGGGTTAGGAGAGATATAAATAGAGAGATGATGGATGAAATCTACAAAAAACTTGATATCTTTGAAGAGGAAATAAAAAATATTATTGAAGTTTTTGAAACAGGTCCATTAATAGCCTTAAGAAGTAAAGGAATCGCTGTATTGCCATATCATAAAATTATGAGGACAAGGGCTGTTGGACCAGTTTGTAGAGGTTCTGGATTGCCAGAGAGCGATTGGAGGCTAAGGCATCCAACGTATCAAGAATTGAAGTTTAAACCAGTATGGAGGGAAGAAGGGGATAACTTTGCAAGAATGATGGTTAGGCATGAAGAGATTTTTGAGAGCATTAGGTTGATTAGAGAAGCGTTAGAGCATTATGAGGAATGCTCAGGAGATGTTAGAGTTAGAGCGGAGATTAAAGGAGGAAAAGGGGAGTGGAGGAATGAAGCTCCAAGGGGAGAGGTAACATACAAAATGGAAATTACCGATGGGGGAATAATAAAGAGAATAATGATTAGAACACCTACAGTTATGAACTTGGAAGCTTACAAATACATGCTAAAGACCTGTCCGACAGTAGCTGATGCCCTCTCCGCCTATACAAGTATCGACCCATGTGTTTCATGCACAGAAAGAAGTATCGTTGCCATAAAAGATGGAAAAGAAATTCCATTGAACTTTGGAGTGATGCTCTGA
- a CDS encoding DUF2104 domain-containing protein: MGLFELNLAIILFIIGNFIGLEYSYRKYSSPYVEKKIDKIALALAILGGILINSPLYMLGCLLIGFPLGMRPGYGRVEFAVGLIVALLLYLVLRW, from the coding sequence ATGGGATTATTTGAGTTAAATTTGGCGATAATCTTGTTTATCATTGGGAATTTTATTGGCTTGGAATACAGCTATAGAAAATACTCCTCTCCCTATGTAGAAAAGAAGATTGATAAAATTGCCTTAGCTTTGGCAATACTTGGCGGGATTTTGATTAATTCTCCTTTATACATGCTTGGATGCTTATTGATTGGATTTCCTTTAGGAATGAGACCAGGATATGGGAGAGTTGAGTTTGCAGTTGGTTTAATTGTGGCTTTATTACTTTATCTTGTATTAAGGTGGTGA
- a CDS encoding 4Fe-4S binding protein, whose protein sequence is MIKKIIAKHFNLEDRGIEILPKFNIILNKREIIVKEDKCINCGRCIEVCPVNAINYDKSGLFINIEKEKCVFCGKCKMVCPTDAVVIIRLRCEINEDTKIVEVNKYEFIEYMSEKCASCLVCLRNCPFNAIEEYGEKIRIDINKCELCGRCEEICPLNAIILR, encoded by the coding sequence ATGATAAAAAAGATAATCGCTAAACATTTTAATTTAGAAGATAGAGGCATTGAAATACTCCCTAAATTCAACATCATTTTAAATAAAAGAGAAATCATTGTTAAGGAGGATAAATGCATCAATTGTGGAAGATGTATTGAAGTCTGCCCAGTTAATGCAATAAACTATGATAAGAGTGGATTATTCATAAATATAGAGAAGGAAAAATGTGTTTTTTGTGGAAAGTGTAAAATGGTTTGCCCAACGGATGCCGTTGTAATAATAAGGTTGAGATGCGAAATTAACGAAGATACAAAGATTGTTGAAGTGAATAAATATGAATTTATTGAGTACATGAGTGAAAAATGTGCCTCTTGTTTAGTTTGCTTAAGGAACTGCCCATTTAATGCTATCGAGGAATATGGGGAGAAGATTAGAATTGACATAAATAAATGTGAACTCTGTGGAAGATGTGAGGAAATATGCCCTTTAAATGCTATAATCTTGCGATGA
- a CDS encoding NADH-quinone oxidoreductase subunit B family protein, whose protein sequence is MMKELIRKRSIHVCVVNTGGCNGCDIEIVSCLAPRYDIEQYGIYVHNNPREADVLLVTGPVTLQWAERLKEIYEKTPEPKVVVAVGACALSGGIFKEGHVVGGVDKVIPVDAKIPGCPPRPSEIIEAVLKVAPKAIAMREKKLKNKDE, encoded by the coding sequence ATGATGAAGGAACTAATTAGAAAAAGGTCAATACATGTGTGTGTTGTCAATACTGGGGGATGCAATGGATGCGATATTGAAATTGTCTCCTGCTTAGCTCCAAGGTACGATATTGAGCAGTACGGGATTTATGTCCATAACAATCCAAGAGAGGCAGATGTTCTATTGGTTACAGGCCCTGTAACTTTACAATGGGCGGAGAGATTAAAGGAGATTTATGAAAAAACACCTGAACCAAAAGTGGTTGTTGCTGTTGGAGCCTGTGCTTTGAGTGGAGGAATTTTTAAAGAAGGGCATGTTGTTGGAGGGGTTGATAAAGTTATCCCAGTAGATGCAAAAATCCCTGGTTGCCCTCCAAGACCTTCTGAGATTATTGAAGCAGTATTAAAAGTTGCACCAAAAGCAATAGCAATGAGAGAAAAGAAATTAAAAAATAAGGATGAGTGA
- a CDS encoding 4Fe-4S binding protein produces the protein MIVLIEIKKPLNEILAKIDGDKECISRVAQKITPITYKLIYVNETKCVRCNLCYKECPVDAIEKAKIKKPAKIIHDKCVKCEICAQTCPVGAIYVIEGKAEINNDEVNYEIKNKVIPHRKIRLKNYELDESKCIKCGICARYCPTDAIKVVIRKSIDVNLDSCMGCGACAEVCPKKCIRVESDIGEVIKTRDIEVNKDLCVGCFVCIEECPINAIEQEGDKVKINKDKCILCGRCADVCPANAIDMWEK, from the coding sequence GTGATTGTGTTGATTGAGATAAAAAAGCCATTAAATGAAATATTGGCAAAGATAGATGGTGATAAAGAGTGTATTAGCAGAGTAGCTCAAAAGATAACTCCTATAACCTATAAATTAATATATGTTAATGAAACCAAATGTGTTAGATGCAATCTCTGTTATAAAGAATGTCCAGTAGATGCTATTGAAAAGGCAAAAATCAAAAAACCAGCAAAAATAATTCATGATAAATGTGTTAAATGTGAAATTTGTGCCCAAACATGCCCAGTTGGAGCTATATACGTTATAGAAGGGAAGGCAGAGATTAATAACGATGAAGTTAATTATGAAATAAAAAATAAAGTAATCCCTCATAGAAAAATTAGGTTAAAAAATTATGAGCTTGATGAGAGTAAATGTATTAAGTGTGGAATTTGTGCAAGATACTGCCCAACAGATGCTATAAAAGTAGTTATAAGAAAGAGCATTGATGTTAATTTAGATTCATGCATGGGTTGTGGAGCTTGTGCTGAAGTCTGCCCAAAAAAATGTATAAGGGTTGAAAGCGACATAGGAGAAGTTATAAAAACAAGAGATATTGAAGTTAATAAAGATTTGTGTGTTGGATGCTTTGTTTGTATTGAAGAATGTCCTATTAACGCTATTGAGCAAGAGGGGGACAAAGTTAAGATTAATAAAGATAAATGCATATTGTGCGGAAGATGTGCAGATGTCTGTCCTGCCAATGCCATAGATATGTGGGAGAAGTAA
- a CDS encoding DUF1959 family protein yields MTEIVDIDKKYIENSLKQKMNVLKDNRFLMDEVFIPISKALKLDVDEVIEIFAKKLDFASCYELHAYAEQARMGCLGRKVDIDLGLCWLSDFFGLIKKEEADLIRKKVVESHLLYKKPYKEALEEGRQMILKLLKEE; encoded by the coding sequence ATGACAGAAATCGTTGATATTGACAAAAAATATATCGAAAATTCCCTAAAACAAAAAATGAACGTTCTTAAAGACAATAGATTTCTAATGGATGAAGTATTTATCCCAATATCTAAGGCATTAAAATTGGATGTTGATGAAGTGATTGAAATATTCGCCAAAAAATTAGATTTTGCCTCTTGCTATGAGCTACATGCCTATGCAGAACAGGCGAGAATGGGTTGTTTAGGGAGAAAGGTGGATATTGACTTGGGCTTATGTTGGCTTAGTGATTTCTTTGGATTGATTAAAAAGGAAGAGGCTGATTTAATTAGAAAGAAAGTTGTTGAGAGTCATTTATTGTATAAAAAGCCATATAAGGAAGCTTTAGAGGAAGGTAGGCAGATGATTCTTAAGTTATTAAAGGAGGAATAG